A part of Palaemon carinicauda isolate YSFRI2023 chromosome 8, ASM3689809v2, whole genome shotgun sequence genomic DNA contains:
- the LOC137645098 gene encoding achaete-scute homolog 2-like, which produces MSVTTTQRLVPIRPSPHKSLTTVSKGVTVITTTTSPATLTPPKTGLKRKLEEETNPDQVKCKRRINFGVGYVVSPAPVAVARRNARERNRVKQVNNGFATLRQHIPGAAKAKKISKVETLKQAVDYIRSLQELLEDHDALMHHSNSMVATSQQASPAPKAPSHPYQNAVAPTTVISQSQYRVPQYLGYYYSENVSPVPASVYPANTAAVSPCSDAAVSPTPSYDSTFSAPEITSVTPSGIVTSISSIFPSSNIALPINNNNSGSPATALTDTFVDPLIDTYDAVAAAEDDDVLLDAIALWQQCQ; this is translated from the coding sequence ATGTCGGTCACCACTACACAGCGTTTGGTGCCAATTCGGCCGTCCCCTCACAAATCCTTAACGACAGTGTCCAAGGGCGTGACTGTGATCACCACGACAACTTCGCCGGCGACCTTAACGCCTCCGAAGACGGGTCTCAAAAGAAAATTGGAGGAGGAGACAAATCCCGACCAAGTGAAGTGCAAACGGCGTATCAACTTTGGCGTCGGGTACGTGGTGTCGCCAGCCCCCGTGGCTGTGGCCAGAAGGAACGCCCGTGAGAGAAACAGAGTTAAGCAAGTGAATAACGGTTTTGCCACCCTCCGTCAGCATATCCCAGGGGCGGCCAAGGCCAAGAAGATCAGTAAAGTGGAAACCTTGAAACAAGCCGTCGATTACATCAGGTCCCTTCAGGAGCTGCTGGAGGATCACGACGCCCTCATGCACCACTCGAACTCCATGGTGGCGACGTCGCAGCAGGCATCGCCCGCCCCAAAGGCGCCCTCCCACCCGTACCAGAACGCCGTGGCGCCCACCACAGTCATATCCCAGTCCCAGTACAGGGTGCCCCAGTATCTCGGTTACTACTACAGTGAAAACGTATCTCCGGTGCCTGCGTCAGTATACCCCGCCAACACCGCAGCCGTGTCCCCCTGCAGCGACGCCGCCGTCTCGCCCACGCCCTCCTACGACTCGACGTTCTCGGCGCCCGAAATCACGAGCGTGACGCCCTCGGGAATCGTTACGAGCATCAGCAGCATCTTCCCCTCCAGCAACATCGccttgcccatcaacaacaacaacagcgggTCTCCTGCGACGGCGCTGACGGACACCTTCGTAGATCCGCTAATAGATACTTACGACGCCGTAGCTGCTGCTGAGGACGACGATGTCCTGCTGGATGCAATCGCTCTGTGGCAACAGTGCCAGTAA